The nucleotide sequence CGATTTCAGGATGTTCAACCTTAATAGTGCAAAGTAGTTTGTacaaatcttcaatttcatcatcttgcGTATACTCATACTCTAAATTCTGATTTGACGACTTCCCGACAATTTTCTGTCTATAAAGTGGAACTTCAAGACATTGACCATAATAATCAATAATATCATGACCCACAGTTTGAAACATgaatgaatcaatttcatctgTTGATTCATCTTGAGGGTATaaatttgcaattgcaacTAATTCATGGCCCTGTGATAAACAGTGataaatgttgaagaatgaGTCTTTACCACCTGATATTAATGCAACAAACTTCATATAGGTAGATTTAACATGGAGGATTATATTTCAAGGGTTCTTCTAATTGCATATTTTCCAGTTCTATGGGGGTTGGTGCTACCATCTCTTTTGGTTTCGTCGTAGTCCTGTATATAATTCTTTTACAGGAgggaagaagaaaattttaCACACAGTAAGAGAGACACTCACTGTGagagtgaaaaaaaaaaatcaaaaatttttcacttctacatcaccaacacttttcttcttctttctttcaCCAACCACTAGCAAGTCCTACTAATACAACATGCCACGTATGTTATCCACGTTCAAAAGACTATTTACTAATCTAAAGTTGTTTTGATAGACTACTTCATTTGAACGATTTCATAGCTATGCCCctcttccttttttttttaagGATTATTGAGGTTTTGACTAATGCTTCTTGGTCGTTGAGGTTCGGGTCCTCCTTTCATTGATTAAACGAGCTCAATACTCAATCACTGAATGCTACAAACCTTATCTTTTATATGTGTCTGAATTCCCGACACTTCAGACACAAAAGAGAACATCATGggatgatgttgaatatAATACTCCCAAATGAAATGCTGTCCGTCCgattaaaaaattgtgaTTTGGAAGTATTACCCGCGAGTTGCTATTTATATTCACATCCATTGATGAAGGTTTTGTAAATGCATTTGTACGATTGTTGAACTTGTTATATCTACTGTTTGGAGCAATACCCTCTATTGAAATCTCTTTAGCTCTTTGTTACTTAAACATTGTATTCTAACATCCTTTTTTTATAGGTGCTCCAAGAACTTACTCAAAGACCTACTCCACCCCAGCTAGACCATACGAATCAGCTCGTTTAGATgctgaattgaaattggctGGTGAATACGGTTTAAAAAACAAGAGAGAAATCTACAGAATTGGTTTCCAATTGTCCAAGATTAGAAGAGCTGCCCGTAACTTGTTGACCAGAGATGAAAAAGATACCAAGAGATTATTTGAAGGTAATGCTTTAATTAGAAGATTGGTTAGAGTTGGTGTTTTGTCAGAAgacaaaatgaaattggattATGTTTTGGCTTTaagaattgaagatttCTTGGAAAGAAGATTGCAAACtcaagttttcaaattgggtTTGGCTAGATCAATTCACCATGCTAGAGTTTTGATTACTCAAAGACACATTGCTGTTGGTaaacaaattgtcaatgttCCATCATTCGTTGTAAGATTGGATTCTCAAAAACACATTGACTTTGCTCAAACTTCTCCATACGGTGGTGGAAGACCAGGTAGAGTTAAGAGAAGATCtcaaaacaagaagagTGAAGGTGGtgaagaaggtgaagaagaagaagaataaacAGGTTTAGCCAGTTGTTTGCTAGTTCTTTACTTTTTACtctttacttttttttaatAATAACATGTAAATTAATAATACATATCAATATACATTAATCGGATTTGGGATAGTCATCGTTTATCGAGTTATCCTCTTATCGTATGGTCATCTGTGTCATGAATgtttggttgcaaaatgatCTTATCACGTGCAATAAAAGGAGCTAGGGCTATAAGCTCATAATAAATTTGTATGTGCAGGAGTTACTTCtatttgttttttctttcGCAGTGAGATTTCATTGcacaaaaaaacaaacatcaCTTGGTAGTGCGACTGTCGTAGTACCATCCAGTCCTGCGCTCACActaacaaaaaaatattgaaattttttttcatacATAGTTTTAGAGACCTTtacaacatcaccaatacTAAACAAAAATGGGTAAATCGTATGTGATAATAACAAGTGACGATCCATGGAAGAGAACAAGGGCATATCATAACAGGGAAAAGAATACAAACTGAATCAGAGTGGTATATCCTGTAACGTTAAAAGGAATGCAGAACATACAACTCTAAGAAAAACCACGGGTACACTTTGAATGTCATTATGGTTaatacaatcaacaatatcaaagcATAGACTTTTAGCATTAACAACAATGTAACCATGGAGATCTTTGTTTGTCCTGAAAAGTTTAGTTTAGGGAGTAGGGCAGGCTTTGGGCAAATCAGTATATTTTCATAAGAGGATTTACATAAGTCCACATTTCAACTTCACGGATCAGTCGttctcaattttgaacatcTTACTAACAATATTACTTTTAGACACGGTTACAGATCAGGTACTCGTTACGCTTTCCAACGTGACTTCAAAAAACACGGAACTATCCCATTGTCTACCTACTTGAAGGTTTACAAAGTTGgtgacattgttgatatcaaaGCCAATGGTGCTGTCCAAAAGGGTATGCCACACAAATACTACCATGGTAAGACTGGTATCATTTTCAACGTTACCAAATCTTCTGTAGgtgtcatcatcaacaaggTTGTTGGAAACAGATACATTGAAAAGAGAGTAAACTTGAGAGTTGAACACGTAAAGCACTCTGCTTGTCGTCAAGAATTCTTGGACAGAGTTAAATCCAACGCTGCTAAGAAGAGAGAAGCTAAGGCTAAAGGTGAATATGTTAACTTGAAGAGAGAAGCTGCTAAGCCAAGAGGTGCTACTGTTGTTTCTACTAAAGAAAACATTCCACAAACTTTGGCTCCAGTTCCATACGAAACTTTCATCTAATCCTTTTTCTACCACCAAAGACCCAACAACCCTGTTTACAATTATTTCTTTATATTCTATACGATTATAAATTAATGCACATATAAAAGTGACGCAATAGGATACAACGTAGTAGAGACTCTATTGTATAACGTGTATATAGAGAGAAACTAGCACCTCTAAAAGAAGCTGTTTATGGTTCGTGTGTGTGCTATATTGGGCAAGCGTCAATTTGTTAGCGGaatttgtatatttttttgtcaCAATCGTGTCAACCAGGGAAACGTACTAAATACTTACGAGAGATACAGTGACCATGACAAACGAcacaaatacaaacaaaaccACGCCGAATGTGTTTGAACATGCATTACAAACGTGGATTGAAATCGATTTGccaaatttacaaaagaagcTTGATGAACAAGGACTGGGAATAAAAGAGGACCAAAAATCATCAGCTTTAAGTCGAAAGAACTTAGCCACGAAGACTAAAGAATTCAGAAAACTAGAGGACGCAGGGAAGTTGGAGCAAATCAAATCCCTTTTAAAATTGTATCAGAATGAAATCGATAGTCTAACAAGCAAAGGTAAAAATGCTGAAAACTACTTTTTTGGGGTATACCGGATGATTTCAGAAGCTCCAGATCCTCGCccattgttggaaatgTGCCTAGACTCGGTAATAGAAAGTAAAGATGTGGCTAATCTCAGAGCTGAAGTGACAAGAATGGCAGAGGAGTTAGCGAAAAAGGCCGAttatgatcaattgaaacaaagatTACGTTCCAATGAACAAAAATCAGCAGAACTTTTGGGCAATCGAATCAAAGCCAAAGAGAATGAATTTAAAGCAATATTGGAAGAGAAGGAAAGCAACTGGAACCAAAAAGAGAAGCAATTTGAAGATAGGTTGCTCACTGCCCAGAAGCAAATCGAGGAATTAAGAGCATTTAAAGAAGTATCAGAACTTCAGTTGGATAATCAAAATCGAAATACCACCAGTCATGAAACTTCAGCTTCGGTATTAGCCGAACTCGACATGGTTAGAAGAGATGCTGAACTGGccaaaaaaagaatatttgatcttgaaaagagaaatgaagattt is from Candida orthopsilosis Co 90-125, chromosome 1 draft sequence and encodes:
- a CDS encoding Rpl21a ribosomal protein, which encodes MGKSHGYRSGTRYAFQRDFKKHGTIPLSTYLKVYKVGDIVDIKANGAVQKGMPHKYYHGKTGIIFNVTKSSVGVIINKVVGNRYIEKRVNLRVEHVKHSACRQEFLDRVKSNAAKKREAKAKGEYVNLKREAAKPRGATVVSTKENIPQTLAPVPYETFI
- a CDS encoding Rps9b ribosomal protein is translated as MPRAPRTYSKTYSTPARPYESARLDAELKLAGEYGLKNKREIYRIGFQLSKIRRAARNLLTRDEKDTKRLFEGNALIRRLVRVGVLSEDKMKLDYVLALRIEDFLERRLQTQVFKLGLARSIHHARVLITQRHIAVGKQIVNVPSFVVRLDSQKHIDFAQTSPYGGGRPGRVKRRSQNKKSEGGEEGEEEEE